The DNA window GGAAGGTGGGGAGacggggcagagagagggaggcccAGGGAGCCCCCAGGCCCTCTGTGCGAAACAGGTGGGAGTGGGGCCACGGGAGGGAGGGTCTCACCCCGAAACCCACTTCAGAACAGAACCTTGACCCGAGCCCCGATCCTTCCCGGTGCCAGGGCATCTGAGCCCCAGGAGTTCCAAAGGGCCCCATTCCCTCATCTGACCCACTCAGGAGGaagtgagggattttttttttttttttttcatctttttgccttttcttgggctgcttctgtggcatatggaggttcccaggctaggggtctaatccgagctgtagccgccagccgacaccacagccacagcaacaccagatccaagctgcatctgcgacctacaccatagctcacggccatgccatatccttaacccactgagcaagggcagggaccgaacccgcaacctcatggttcctagtcggattcgttaaccactgcgccacgacgggaactccctgagggatTTTTTTTGCCATATTCCGACTGTCCCGCCTTTTCTGTTTCTGATGAGTTCCAGCAcagggccccccaccccgggggggGGGCATTCGCGCTGCCTCAGCTCCACAGAGCCAGACGCCTCATCAGCGCACGTCCAGCTTTGCCCCCTCGGAGGGAAGCGCTAGGGATTCTCAGAAGAAGCCTGGAAATAGACGGAGGGTTAGCCAGCACCTTCCGACTCCGGGACTTTATTTTTCAGCAATTTTAAAGAAAGCTGCCGGGTCACAAGAtattttctagtttaaaaaaaatgtttgtgttttcattatgaaaataaaacacctcattaaagaaaatttggaaaatacataaaagtccaaccaaaaaaaaaaaaaaaaagtcatctctaactcccccaccccgccagccAGACTGCGGAAAAGagtagagagaaataaaaaggctTATTTCTTCCTACCCTTTTTCCATGCATAGggctcggaaaaaaaaaaaaaaaaagattgaaacgCTGAGCTGTTTTTCAAACATCGTACTGTCTATACAGCCTTGAATTCTGCTTTTTTGAAATGCAGCGCTGTTCCTaagtatttttccatgtttttacatagtcttcttaaatattttgaatggcCACATAATATTCCATCAATCGGACAAACCCTAATTTTCCTAACCATTCCTCTAGTGCAGGATATTAAGGCTCCCCCCAATATTTTACTGTCATAAATAATGCTTGGTGGAAAGCATTTTCTGCCTTTCGGGTTATTTCCTTAGGCCGCATTCCCAGAactggaattactgggtcaaagaGTGGGAGCATTCTTAAGGGTTTTTGACAGCCTCTGCCAAACGGCTTCCACGAGGGCCGCCAGCGCGGTCTCCACACCGCATGGCCGGGGACCGCGACGTGCCTGCACATCGCGGCCACTGACAGAGGGATGAGAAATGGCCTCGCTGGCTTGTTTGCCTTCGCATTCCTTTGATGGCTTGGGAGCCTTTCCCGCGTGTGTTGACTGCCGGTCTTTCTTCCTGGGGGCTGCTGGTTTATGCCCTTTGCCCATTTATCTAACGGCGGAGGCgtctctgtgtttttttaatcatCGGTTTGCATAAGGATATAAGTCTTCTCTGtatttgctgaaaatatttttctagtctGGTTTTCTCCCCCCTTCACGTTGTGCCTTTTTCCACATACATAagtttttcatttgcatggaGTCATCTGGCCGCATCGCTCCCTGCTCAGGACCTTCCGAGCTTAGAAAACCCTTTCCCGCGCCAGCATCCTGGTCCACGTTCAACTCCGCTTTCTTCTTGTTCTAAGacattgttgttgttgatttAACTCTTTGCTCCATCTGGGATGTCCTGAGGGAGGGCGCGGGACCGTGGCTGTTGTAGCCAGATGGGCGGCGGCAgcggggtggtggtggaggggtcTCGTTTCTTCTTCACGCTGCTCTCTGTGCAGCCCCCTTCCTCTGGGTCCCCAGAAAGAAAGATCAAAGCAGagccagggaaatgcaaagtgtCATCCGAGATGGCTGTTCCTGCCCGCAGAGGCCAAAGGCCCTGGGGGGCCTGCGGTCACCCCCCTGCCTTCTGGTGTGACCTGGCCACATGTGTTTATTTGTCGGAGATGGAAGGCAAGGCTACCCTTCCTGGACAGATGGGTGGGCAACAGCCCTCGTGAGGTCCAGAAGTTGCAAGACAGAGGGGTGCTAAGAGGTTGACACCTTCTCCTGGTGTCAAGCCACTTTGGGGACAGTGGGTCATGCATCTGACAGGAACAAAGTTCAGGCCATGTACTCTCAGACTGGTGCCAGGGCGAGAGGGTTGGAGGGCCAGCTCAGGGCCAGGCCAGGTGGGGTCAGGCCAGCCCTCCCGGTGGGATCCCCATGTGCCCCCACTCatgagcctctctctctctctctgcttcagaCTCACTGCTCCTAAGATCCCGGAAGGGGAGAAAGTCGACTTTGATGTGAGTTGACGGGACCCAGGCCTATGCGgtctccccccagcccccgccttcAGGCCCCAGACTAAGCCTGAGAGGGCCGCCCCCTCCAGAGCAGCCCAAGGTGGGGCTTCCTGGTTCCAGGCATTCTGCTTTCATTCATTCCTGGACCACAGGGGGCTCCTCCAGTAATGATAtctgtctccctcctcccccattcATTCCGCCTGTCTCTCCACCCCTCATCCAGATACCCACCCACTCATCGTGCACCCCTGCTTTCctccacccacctacccacccacccatctgtGCACCCACcctctgtgttttcctctctccACCTGCTTATCCACCctatccaaccatccatccatccacccatccatccacccacccatctgtccatccatccatccacccacccatccacccatccatcatccacccacccacccatccatccatccacccatccatccacccacccacccatccatccatccatccatccatccacacaggCACCCTTTTCTCCATCCATCACCCCTCACTTTGTTCCTCCCCCCCTTTCTCCACTCACCCACTCACCCATGTTCAAGACACAGTCTCGCCCCCCAGTTTCTTCTCTGCCCGGCCCATGTGGGGCTTCTCTGAGCACGACAACAAGGCCACATCAGAGCCGGTCTATCCCAGGGGTGCTGACGACCGACCTCAGGGCTGTGCATGGCCTGGACTCACCCAGGGCCGGGGTTAGGGGGCCATTCCTGCCCTTCTGCTGAGGAAGTAGGCAGCCCCTGGCCCCCAGAAAGGCAGCAACTCAACTGAGGGCTCCCTGCTGGTGCACAGGCGGGCCAGCAGCCTGAGGAGGAATGGGTTCAAGAGGAAGGGTGGGCTTGATGggcctgtccccccacccccacaggacATCCAGAAGAAGCGCCAGAATAAGGACCTTATGGAGCTGCAGGCCCTCATCGACAGCCACTTCGAGGCtcggaagaaggaggaagaggagctggtCGCTCTCAAGGAGAGAATCGTGAGTCCCTAGTCCTGGGTGAGGGGGCGCTGCTGGGCACTGGTAGGGGCAGCCAGGCTTGGCAAGGCCAGGCTGACCCGCTTCCCCCCCTCTCCACAGGAGAAGCGCCGTGCCGAGAGAGCCGAGCAGCAGAGGATCCGGGCTGAGAAGGAGCGGGAGCGCCAGAACAGGCTGGCGGTGAGGCCGgcgcccacccccccaccctgagCCCCAGAAACTCCAGGGGCCCAGGCCTCCCTCTCCTGACCCTCCCTTGACCTTGGCCAGTCCCCAGGGCCACAGGCTCGGGGCCCCAGGCCCTCAGAACCCCTGCGGGAGGGCAGACCCAACCAGGACGTGGACCCTCCAGAAGGGGCCAAAGCCCGGCAGGCCCCGAAGGGGACAGGGCATCCCTGAGGCctcgcgggggcggggggggggtctccaCAGGAGGAGAAGGCCcggcgggaggaggaggaagccaagAGAAGGGCGGAGGACGacctgaagaaaaagaaggcGCTGTCCTCCATGGGCGCCAACTACAGCAGCTACCTGGCCAAGGTGAGCGCGGGCTgcgggccccccgcccccccacggCCCAGGCTGCTGGCGCGACGCCCTCCGCTGTGTCCCCTCAGGCCGATCAGAAGCGAGGCAAGAAGCAGACGGCCCGGGAGATGAAGAAGAAGG is part of the Sus scrofa isolate TJ Tabasco breed Duroc chromosome 2, Sscrofa11.1, whole genome shotgun sequence genome and encodes:
- the TNNT3 gene encoding troponin T, fast skeletal muscle isoform X26 is translated as MSDEEVEHVEEEYEEEEEAQEEVHEVHEPEEKPRPKLTAPKIPEGEKVDFDDIQKKRQNKDLMELQALIDSHFEARKKEEEELVALKERIEKRRAERAEQQRIRAEKERERQNRLAEEKARREEEEAKRRAEDDLKKKKALSSMGANYSSYLAKADQKRGKKQTAREMKKKVLAERRKPLNIDHLSEDKLRDKAKELWDALYQLEIDKFEYGEKLKRQKYDIINLRSRIDQAQKHSKKAGTTPKGKVGGRWK
- the TNNT3 gene encoding troponin T, fast skeletal muscle isoform X34 gives rise to the protein MSDEEVEHVEEEYEEEEEAQEEEEKPRPKLTAPKIPEGEKVDFDDIQKKRQNKDLMELQALIDSHFEARKKEEEELVALKERIEKRRAERAEQQRIRAEKERERQNRLAEEKARREEEEAKRRAEDDLKKKKALSSMGANYSSYLAKADQKRGKKQTAREMKKKVLAERRKPLNIDHLSEDKLRDKAKELWDALYQLEIDKFEYGEKLKRQKYDIINLRSRIDQAQKHSKKAGTTPKGKVGGRWK
- the TNNT3 gene encoding troponin T, fast skeletal muscle isoform X20 produces the protein MSDEEVEHVEEEAQEEAPPPPAEVHEVHEEVHEVHEPEEVQEEEKPRPKLTAPKIPEGEKVDFDDIQKKRQNKDLMELQALIDSHFEARKKEEEELVALKERIEKRRAERAEQQRIRAEKERERQNRLAEEKARREEEEAKRRAEDDLKKKKALSSMGANYSSYLAKADQKRGKKQTAREMKKKVLAERRKPLNIDHLSEDKLRDKAKELWDALYQLEIDKFEYGEKLKRQKYDIINLRSRIDQAQKHSKKAGTTPKGKVGGRWK
- the TNNT3 gene encoding troponin T, fast skeletal muscle isoform X22; translation: MSDEEVEHVEEEAQEEAPPPPAEVHEVHEEVHEVHEPEEKPRPKLTAPKIPEGEKVDFDDIQKKRQNKDLMELQALIDSHFEARKKEEEELVALKERIEKRRAERAEQQRIRAEKERERQNRLAEEKARREEEEAKRRAEDDLKKKKALSSMGANYSSYLAKADQKRGKKQTAREMKKKVLAERRKPLNIDHLSEDKLRDKAKELWDALYQLEIDKFEYGEKLKRQKYDIINLRSRIDQAQKHSKKAGTTPKGKVGGRWK
- the TNNT3 gene encoding troponin T, fast skeletal muscle isoform X18 — its product is MSDEEVEHVEEEYEEEEEAQEEAPPPPAEVHEVHEEVHEVHEPEEKPRPKLTAPKIPEGEKVDFDDIQKKRQNKDLMELQALIDSHFEARKKEEEELVALKERIEKRRAERAEQQRIRAEKERERQNRLAEEKARREEEEAKRRAEDDLKKKKALSSMGANYSSYLAKADQKRGKKQTAREMKKKVLAERRKPLNIDHLSEDKLRDKAKELWDALYQLEIDKFEYGEKLKRQKYDIINLRSRIDQAQKHSKKAGTTPKGKVGGRWK
- the TNNT3 gene encoding troponin T, fast skeletal muscle isoform X31 is translated as MSDEEVEHVEEEYEEEEEAQEEEEVQEEEKPRPKLTAPKIPEGEKVDFDDIQKKRQNKDLMELQALIDSHFEARKKEEEELVALKERIEKRRAERAEQQRIRAEKERERQNRLAEEKARREEEEAKRRAEDDLKKKKALSSMGANYSSYLAKADQKRGKKQTAREMKKKVLAERRKPLNIDHLSEDKLRDKAKELWDALYQLEIDKFEYGEKLKRQKYDIMNVRARVEMLAKFSKKAGTTPKGKVGGRWK
- the TNNT3 gene encoding troponin T, fast skeletal muscle isoform X33, with product MSDEEVEHVEEEAQEEVHEVHEPEEKPRPKLTAPKIPEGEKVDFDDIQKKRQNKDLMELQALIDSHFEARKKEEEELVALKERIEKRRAERAEQQRIRAEKERERQNRLAEEKARREEEEAKRRAEDDLKKKKALSSMGANYSSYLAKADQKRGKKQTAREMKKKVLAERRKPLNIDHLSEDKLRDKAKELWDALYQLEIDKFEYGEKLKRQKYDIMNVRARVEMLAKFSKKAGTTPKGKVGGRWK
- the TNNT3 gene encoding troponin T, fast skeletal muscle isoform X30, encoding MSDEEVEHVEEEYEEEEEAQEEEEVQEEEKPRPKLTAPKIPEGEKVDFDDIQKKRQNKDLMELQALIDSHFEARKKEEEELVALKERIEKRRAERAEQQRIRAEKERERQNRLAEEKARREEEEAKRRAEDDLKKKKALSSMGANYSSYLAKADQKRGKKQTAREMKKKVLAERRKPLNIDHLSEDKLRDKAKELWDALYQLEIDKFEYGEKLKRQKYDIINLRSRIDQAQKHSKKAGTTPKGKVGGRWK
- the TNNT3 gene encoding troponin T, fast skeletal muscle isoform X36; the protein is MSDEEVEHVEEEAQEEEEVQEEEKPRPKLTAPKIPEGEKVDFDDIQKKRQNKDLMELQALIDSHFEARKKEEEELVALKERIEKRRAERAEQQRIRAEKERERQNRLAEEKARREEEEAKRRAEDDLKKKKALSSMGANYSSYLAKADQKRGKKQTAREMKKKVLAERRKPLNIDHLSEDKLRDKAKELWDALYQLEIDKFEYGEKLKRQKYDIINLRSRIDQAQKHSKKAGTTPKGKVGGRWK
- the TNNT3 gene encoding troponin T, fast skeletal muscle isoform X16, with translation MSDEEVEHVEEEYEEEEEAQEEAPPPPAEVHEVHEEVHEVHEPEEVQEEEKPRPKLTAPKIPEGEKVDFDDIQKKRQNKDLMELQALIDSHFEARKKEEEELVALKERIEKRRAERAEQQRIRAEKERERQNRLAEEKARREEEEAKRRAEDDLKKKKALSSMGANYSSYLAKADQKRGKKQTAREMKKKVLAERRKPLNIDHLSEDKLRDKAKELWDALYQLEIDKFEYGEKLKRQKYDIINLRSRIDQAQKHSKKAGTTPKGKVGGRWK
- the TNNT3 gene encoding troponin T, fast skeletal muscle isoform X23, whose product is MSDEEVEHVEEEAQEEAPPPPAEVHEVHEEVHEVHEPEEKPRPKLTAPKIPEGEKVDFDDIQKKRQNKDLMELQALIDSHFEARKKEEEELVALKERIEKRRAERAEQQRIRAEKERERQNRLAEEKARREEEEAKRRAEDDLKKKKALSSMGANYSSYLAKADQKRGKKQTAREMKKKVLAERRKPLNIDHLSEDKLRDKAKELWDALYQLEIDKFEYGEKLKRQKYDIMNVRARVEMLAKFSKKAGTTPKGKVGGRWK
- the TNNT3 gene encoding troponin T, fast skeletal muscle isoform X25, whose translation is MSDEEVEHVEEEYEEEEEAQEEVHEVHEPEEVQEEEKPRPKLTAPKIPEGEKVDFDDIQKKRQNKDLMELQALIDSHFEARKKEEEELVALKERIEKRRAERAEQQRIRAEKERERQNRLAEEKARREEEEAKRRAEDDLKKKKALSSMGANYSSYLAKADQKRGKKQTAREMKKKVLAERRKPLNIDHLSEDKLRDKAKELWDALYQLEIDKFEYGEKLKRQKYDIMNVRARVEMLAKFSKKAGTTPKGKVGGRWK
- the TNNT3 gene encoding troponin T, fast skeletal muscle isoform X17; protein product: MSDEEVEHVEEEYEEEEEAQEEAPPPPAEVHEVHEEVHEVHEPEEVQEEEKPRPKLTAPKIPEGEKVDFDDIQKKRQNKDLMELQALIDSHFEARKKEEEELVALKERIEKRRAERAEQQRIRAEKERERQNRLAEEKARREEEEAKRRAEDDLKKKKALSSMGANYSSYLAKADQKRGKKQTAREMKKKVLAERRKPLNIDHLSEDKLRDKAKELWDALYQLEIDKFEYGEKLKRQKYDIMNVRARVEMLAKFSKKAGTTPKGKVGGRWK
- the TNNT3 gene encoding troponin T, fast skeletal muscle isoform X19, with protein sequence MSDEEVEHVEEEYEEEEEAQEEAPPPPAEVHEVHEEVHEVHEPEEKPRPKLTAPKIPEGEKVDFDDIQKKRQNKDLMELQALIDSHFEARKKEEEELVALKERIEKRRAERAEQQRIRAEKERERQNRLAEEKARREEEEAKRRAEDDLKKKKALSSMGANYSSYLAKADQKRGKKQTAREMKKKVLAERRKPLNIDHLSEDKLRDKAKELWDALYQLEIDKFEYGEKLKRQKYDIMNVRARVEMLAKFSKKAGTTPKGKVGGRWK
- the TNNT3 gene encoding troponin T, fast skeletal muscle isoform X37, with the protein product MSDEEVEHVEEEAQEEEEVQEEEKPRPKLTAPKIPEGEKVDFDDIQKKRQNKDLMELQALIDSHFEARKKEEEELVALKERIEKRRAERAEQQRIRAEKERERQNRLAEEKARREEEEAKRRAEDDLKKKKALSSMGANYSSYLAKADQKRGKKQTAREMKKKVLAERRKPLNIDHLSEDKLRDKAKELWDALYQLEIDKFEYGEKLKRQKYDIMNVRARVEMLAKFSKKAGTTPKGKVGGRWK
- the TNNT3 gene encoding troponin T, fast skeletal muscle isoform X28 is translated as MSDEEVEHVEEEAQEEVHEVHEPEEVQEEEKPRPKLTAPKIPEGEKVDFDDIQKKRQNKDLMELQALIDSHFEARKKEEEELVALKERIEKRRAERAEQQRIRAEKERERQNRLAEEKARREEEEAKRRAEDDLKKKKALSSMGANYSSYLAKADQKRGKKQTAREMKKKVLAERRKPLNIDHLSEDKLRDKAKELWDALYQLEIDKFEYGEKLKRQKYDIINLRSRIDQAQKHSKKAGTTPKGKVGGRWK
- the TNNT3 gene encoding troponin T, fast skeletal muscle isoform X38, whose product is MSDEEVEHVEEEAQEEEEKPRPKLTAPKIPEGEKVDFDDIQKKRQNKDLMELQALIDSHFEARKKEEEELVALKERIEKRRAERAEQQRIRAEKERERQNRLAEEKARREEEEAKRRAEDDLKKKKALSSMGANYSSYLAKADQKRGKKQTAREMKKKVLAERRKPLNIDHLSEDKLRDKAKELWDALYQLEIDKFEYGEKLKRQKYDIMNVRARVEMLAKFSKKAGTTPKGKVGGRWK
- the TNNT3 gene encoding troponin T, fast skeletal muscle isoform X24, with protein sequence MSDEEVEHVEEEYEEEEEAQEEVHEVHEPEEVQEEEKPRPKLTAPKIPEGEKVDFDDIQKKRQNKDLMELQALIDSHFEARKKEEEELVALKERIEKRRAERAEQQRIRAEKERERQNRLAEEKARREEEEAKRRAEDDLKKKKALSSMGANYSSYLAKADQKRGKKQTAREMKKKVLAERRKPLNIDHLSEDKLRDKAKELWDALYQLEIDKFEYGEKLKRQKYDIINLRSRIDQAQKHSKKAGTTPKGKVGGRWK
- the TNNT3 gene encoding troponin T, fast skeletal muscle isoform X27 — encoded protein: MSDEEVEHVEEEYEEEEEAQEEVHEVHEPEEKPRPKLTAPKIPEGEKVDFDDIQKKRQNKDLMELQALIDSHFEARKKEEEELVALKERIEKRRAERAEQQRIRAEKERERQNRLAEEKARREEEEAKRRAEDDLKKKKALSSMGANYSSYLAKADQKRGKKQTAREMKKKVLAERRKPLNIDHLSEDKLRDKAKELWDALYQLEIDKFEYGEKLKRQKYDIMNVRARVEMLAKFSKKAGTTPKGKVGGRWK
- the TNNT3 gene encoding troponin T, fast skeletal muscle isoform X35: MSDEEVEHVEEEYEEEEEAQEEEEKPRPKLTAPKIPEGEKVDFDDIQKKRQNKDLMELQALIDSHFEARKKEEEELVALKERIEKRRAERAEQQRIRAEKERERQNRLAEEKARREEEEAKRRAEDDLKKKKALSSMGANYSSYLAKADQKRGKKQTAREMKKKVLAERRKPLNIDHLSEDKLRDKAKELWDALYQLEIDKFEYGEKLKRQKYDIMNVRARVEMLAKFSKKAGTTPKGKVGGRWK
- the TNNT3 gene encoding troponin T, fast skeletal muscle isoform X21 yields the protein MSDEEVEHVEEEAQEEAPPPPAEVHEVHEEVHEVHEPEEVQEEEKPRPKLTAPKIPEGEKVDFDDIQKKRQNKDLMELQALIDSHFEARKKEEEELVALKERIEKRRAERAEQQRIRAEKERERQNRLAEEKARREEEEAKRRAEDDLKKKKALSSMGANYSSYLAKADQKRGKKQTAREMKKKVLAERRKPLNIDHLSEDKLRDKAKELWDALYQLEIDKFEYGEKLKRQKYDIMNVRARVEMLAKFSKKAGTTPKGKVGGRWK
- the TNNT3 gene encoding troponin T, fast skeletal muscle isoform X32, which translates into the protein MSDEEVEHVEEEAQEEVHEVHEPEEKPRPKLTAPKIPEGEKVDFDDIQKKRQNKDLMELQALIDSHFEARKKEEEELVALKERIEKRRAERAEQQRIRAEKERERQNRLAEEKARREEEEAKRRAEDDLKKKKALSSMGANYSSYLAKADQKRGKKQTAREMKKKVLAERRKPLNIDHLSEDKLRDKAKELWDALYQLEIDKFEYGEKLKRQKYDIINLRSRIDQAQKHSKKAGTTPKGKVGGRWK
- the TNNT3 gene encoding troponin T, fast skeletal muscle isoform X29, with protein sequence MSDEEVEHVEEEAQEEVHEVHEPEEVQEEEKPRPKLTAPKIPEGEKVDFDDIQKKRQNKDLMELQALIDSHFEARKKEEEELVALKERIEKRRAERAEQQRIRAEKERERQNRLAEEKARREEEEAKRRAEDDLKKKKALSSMGANYSSYLAKADQKRGKKQTAREMKKKVLAERRKPLNIDHLSEDKLRDKAKELWDALYQLEIDKFEYGEKLKRQKYDIMNVRARVEMLAKFSKKAGTTPKGKVGGRWK